One part of the Truepera radiovictrix DSM 17093 genome encodes these proteins:
- a CDS encoding ABC transporter permease: protein MTERTARPPNPTGDAEGRGRLRRDLALRRWGKVGLVLIPVLTYLFLWVPIVVLIVFSFNDAASVSVWRGFSTRWYSNLLGLGGGAFQTELLLRSVRNSLLVAGVATALSTVIGTLFALAVARGSFPGRRFFEALFYLPVIIPDITQGVALAVFFNTLFAAAQNLFGVRLVSGFGTIIIAHVAFNIAYVAVVVRARLAAMDPTLEEAARDLGANHFQTFWRVTLPNLMPGVLGGALLAFTISLDDFVVTFFTAGVGTTTLPLFVYGLLKQRVPPEINAVSALMILVSIVLVAGSLLLQRRRPEA, encoded by the coding sequence ATGACGGAGCGGACGGCACGCCCCCCGAACCCTACAGGGGACGCCGAGGGGCGCGGGCGCCTGCGGCGCGATCTCGCGCTGCGGCGCTGGGGCAAGGTCGGTTTGGTGCTCATCCCCGTACTCACCTACCTGTTTCTCTGGGTGCCCATCGTGGTGCTCATCGTCTTCTCGTTCAACGACGCCGCTTCGGTCTCCGTGTGGCGCGGTTTTTCGACGCGTTGGTACAGCAACCTCCTCGGGCTCGGTGGGGGCGCCTTTCAGACGGAGCTGCTCTTGCGCTCGGTGCGCAACTCGCTGCTGGTCGCCGGGGTGGCCACGGCGCTCTCGACGGTGATCGGCACGCTTTTTGCCCTCGCCGTGGCGCGCGGGTCGTTTCCGGGGCGGCGGTTTTTCGAGGCGCTCTTCTACCTGCCGGTGATCATCCCCGACATCACCCAAGGGGTGGCGCTGGCGGTCTTTTTCAACACGCTCTTCGCCGCCGCGCAAAACCTCTTTGGCGTGCGCCTGGTGAGCGGTTTCGGCACCATCATCATCGCCCACGTGGCCTTTAACATCGCCTACGTGGCCGTCGTGGTGCGCGCCCGCCTCGCCGCCATGGACCCCACCCTGGAGGAGGCGGCGCGCGACCTCGGGGCGAACCACTTCCAGACGTTTTGGCGCGTCACGCTCCCCAACCTCATGCCGGGGGTGCTCGGCGGGGCGCTGCTCGCGTTCACCATCTCGCTCGACGACTTCGTGGTGACCTTTTTTACCGCGGGCGTCGGCACCACCACGCTGCCCCTGTTCGTCTACGGCTTGTTGAAGCAGCGCGTGCCGCCGGAGATCAATGCGGTCTCGGCGCTTATGATCCTCGTGTCGATCGTGCTGGTCGCGGGGTCGCTGCTGCTGCAGCGGCGCCGTCCGGAGGCATAA
- a CDS encoding Bug family tripartite tricarboxylate transporter substrate binding protein translates to MPGAGGGVAYAHVVGQQSGNDNLIVAASTATTTRIAQGQFSGFDEDDVRWVAALGADYGVIAVSPDSPYDDLTELMEALRAEPASLSIVGASAVGGWDHLKVLLVAQAAGLENLSALRYVSFSSGGQAIVELLGGRAEVFSGDVSEALPQIEAGNLKVLGILAEERADGLLAEVPTAAEQGYDVVGANWRGFYMPAGTSDEAYTFWVEAFRELEASEAYATVRQQSGLSPFWRGGEEMTAFVYDEVETIRELSEQINLTE, encoded by the coding sequence ATGCCAGGGGCAGGGGGTGGCGTCGCCTACGCTCACGTCGTCGGTCAGCAGAGCGGTAACGACAACCTCATCGTGGCCGCCTCGACCGCCACAACCACGCGCATCGCCCAGGGGCAGTTTTCAGGTTTCGATGAGGATGACGTGCGCTGGGTCGCCGCTCTAGGTGCGGATTACGGCGTCATCGCCGTGTCGCCCGACAGCCCCTATGATGACCTCACGGAGCTCATGGAGGCGCTGCGAGCCGAGCCGGCGAGCCTCAGCATCGTCGGTGCCTCGGCCGTCGGGGGCTGGGACCACCTCAAGGTGTTGCTCGTGGCGCAGGCGGCGGGTCTAGAGAACCTGAGCGCTCTGCGTTACGTGTCGTTCTCGAGCGGTGGTCAGGCCATCGTCGAGCTTTTGGGGGGGCGCGCCGAGGTGTTTTCCGGCGACGTCTCCGAAGCGCTACCGCAGATCGAAGCGGGCAACCTCAAGGTTCTCGGCATCCTCGCCGAAGAGCGCGCCGACGGGCTCCTCGCCGAGGTGCCAACCGCGGCCGAACAGGGTTACGACGTCGTTGGGGCGAACTGGCGCGGCTTTTACATGCCCGCTGGAACGAGTGACGAGGCTTATACCTTCTGGGTCGAAGCGTTTAGGGAGCTCGAAGCGTCCGAAGCCTACGCGACCGTGCGCCAGCAGAGTGGGCTCTCCCCCTTCTGGCGCGGCGGCGAAGAGATGACAGCGTTCGTCTACGACGAGGTCGAGACCATCCGCGAACTTTCCGAGCAGATCAACCTCACCGAGTAG
- a CDS encoding tripartite tricarboxylate transporter TctB family protein produces MSDRVAALLLLLLALFFGLEALSYRAGDFTDALGARAFPLAVTALLVPSALYLLLRPQPDKPWPPAPVWGVLGVAVATFIAYALLLEPLGFIFATTLFFVVFGAFFAAPWWRSALAGLAFSAALYAIFVWALDLYLPVGGLFERFI; encoded by the coding sequence GTGAGCGACCGCGTCGCCGCCCTTTTGCTTCTCCTCTTAGCGCTTTTTTTCGGCCTCGAAGCGTTAAGCTACCGTGCGGGAGACTTTACCGACGCGCTGGGGGCGCGCGCCTTTCCGCTCGCTGTAACGGCGCTGCTCGTCCCCTCGGCCCTCTACCTCCTGCTGCGCCCGCAGCCCGATAAGCCTTGGCCCCCCGCCCCCGTGTGGGGGGTTTTGGGGGTGGCCGTTGCGACCTTTATAGCGTACGCGCTGCTCCTCGAGCCGCTCGGTTTCATTTTCGCCACAACCCTTTTTTTCGTCGTGTTCGGAGCGTTTTTTGCGGCACCGTGGTGGCGCAGCGCGCTCGCCGGACTGGCGTTCTCCGCCGCGCTCTACGCCATCTTCGTCTGGGCGCTCGACCTCTACCTGCCCGTCGGCGGCCTTTTCGAGAGGTTTATTTAG
- a CDS encoding tripartite tricarboxylate transporter permease — MDVLSSLGNGFGVALQPLNLLVAFIGVFLGTVIGMLPGIGPINGIAILIPITFVLGLDPTAMLILFAGIYYGSQYGNSISTILLNVPGTASSVATALDGYEMTKQGRGGPALAISAIASFVGGTLSVVGLMFLAPLMAQWAIRFGPAEYFVLIVFTFSTLSALTGKQFVKGLIATALGLMLASVGIDPGTGIPRYTFGQLELYDGLDFVVVTIGFFAVSEVLTLIESSRFGQEGLHKVGRIMVSMRELVMSLWVMLRSSVLGFLVGVLPGAGATIASFLAYTVEQRLVDRQGSFGKGDIRGVAAPEAANNASVSGALIPLLTLGVPGSGTTAVILGALLALNLTPGPLFIERNPELFWGLVASMYIGNVMLLILNLPLIGLFVRILLVPRWILVPAVATIGYIAVYAVNSSVFDLMLMTAFGVLGYLMRKTDFPVAPVILALVLGPLMEVNLRRALSLSGGDWGALFGTPLAVGLWVLVALSLVLPLVTNRRRAVGLEAGVDASKE; from the coding sequence GTGGACGTTCTTAGTTCGCTCGGCAACGGTTTCGGGGTGGCGCTGCAGCCGCTCAACCTCTTGGTCGCCTTTATCGGGGTGTTTTTGGGCACCGTGATCGGCATGCTCCCCGGGATCGGACCGATCAACGGCATCGCCATTCTCATCCCCATCACCTTCGTATTGGGCCTCGACCCCACCGCGATGCTCATCCTTTTCGCCGGCATCTACTACGGTTCACAGTACGGCAACTCGATCAGCACAATTTTGCTCAACGTCCCCGGCACCGCCTCGTCGGTAGCCACGGCTCTAGACGGCTACGAGATGACTAAGCAGGGGCGGGGGGGGCCAGCGCTCGCGATCTCCGCTATCGCCTCCTTTGTCGGCGGTACGCTCTCGGTCGTGGGGCTGATGTTTCTGGCGCCCCTGATGGCGCAGTGGGCGATCCGCTTCGGTCCCGCCGAGTACTTTGTGCTTATCGTCTTTACCTTTAGCACCCTTTCAGCGCTGACCGGCAAGCAGTTCGTCAAGGGCCTTATCGCCACGGCGCTCGGCCTCATGTTGGCGAGCGTCGGGATCGACCCCGGTACCGGCATCCCGCGCTACACCTTTGGTCAGCTCGAGCTCTACGACGGCCTCGACTTCGTGGTGGTGACCATCGGCTTTTTTGCGGTGTCTGAAGTTTTGACGCTCATTGAGAGCAGTCGTTTCGGCCAGGAGGGGCTGCACAAGGTCGGGCGGATCATGGTGTCTATGCGGGAGTTGGTAATGAGCCTCTGGGTGATGCTGCGCTCGAGCGTGCTCGGCTTTCTCGTGGGAGTGCTTCCGGGAGCCGGCGCGACCATCGCCTCGTTTCTCGCCTACACTGTCGAGCAGCGCCTCGTGGACCGGCAAGGCAGCTTCGGCAAAGGTGATATCCGCGGCGTCGCCGCCCCCGAAGCGGCGAACAACGCCTCGGTTTCAGGGGCGCTCATCCCGCTCCTTACCTTGGGTGTACCCGGCAGCGGCACGACAGCAGTCATTTTGGGGGCGCTCTTGGCTCTGAACCTAACCCCTGGCCCCCTCTTTATCGAGCGCAACCCCGAACTCTTTTGGGGTCTGGTTGCGTCTATGTACATCGGCAACGTGATGCTCCTGATTCTCAACCTCCCCCTCATCGGCCTTTTCGTCCGCATCTTGTTGGTGCCGCGCTGGATCCTCGTGCCGGCGGTCGCCACCATCGGTTACATCGCGGTCTACGCCGTCAACTCGTCCGTGTTCGACCTGATGCTGATGACGGCCTTTGGCGTGCTGGGTTACCTCATGCGGAAAACGGACTTTCCGGTCGCGCCCGTTATCTTGGCACTCGTCTTAGGGCCGCTGATGGAAGTTAATTTGCGCCGCGCGCTGTCGCTCTCGGGCGGCGATTGGGGAGCGCTCTTCGGGACACCTTTGGCCGTCGGGCTGTGGGTGTTGGTCGCACTGTCACTCGTGCTGCCACTCGTCACCAACCGTCGTCGCGCTGTTGGGCTCGAGGCAGGCGTCGACGCCAGCAAGGAGTAA
- a CDS encoding diacylglycerol/lipid kinase family protein, with protein sequence MTATNNTATGQTTTDYTLFVNPRAGRGGAPRLAEAVARVLRAAGRHCDVALHPSPEAALAHAQTLPQGTAIVPVGGDGTVSALLPAAVCTGRPFGLVPAGRGNDFAYALGWRRWTPERIAERLQRETRALDVLRVTLGGRTRYSLNGFGMGFDAQVAAYAAEMPRSLGGFGSYAAGVVLAFRDLRQQALTVTVDGAEVFSGLSFLGAVMNGRRYGGGFHISPEGELTDGRLELIVGRAVGRAGLVPLIARLLFGQHLKHPRVVYARGQRASLHWAVPVKLHLDGDLHPATGDVQVEVVPKSVRVLGA encoded by the coding sequence GTGACCGCTACGAACAATACCGCTACAGGCCAGACCACGACCGACTACACCCTCTTCGTCAACCCGCGCGCGGGTCGCGGCGGCGCCCCTCGCCTCGCCGAGGCTGTGGCCCGCGTTTTACGGGCCGCCGGACGCCACTGCGACGTCGCCCTGCACCCGAGCCCCGAGGCGGCGCTCGCCCACGCCCAAACGCTCCCTCAGGGCACCGCCATCGTCCCGGTCGGCGGCGACGGCACCGTGAGCGCGCTCTTACCGGCGGCCGTCTGTACGGGGCGCCCCTTCGGCCTCGTCCCCGCAGGTCGGGGCAACGACTTCGCCTACGCGCTCGGCTGGCGCAGGTGGACACCCGAGAGGATCGCCGAACGGCTCCAGCGGGAGACGAGGGCGCTCGACGTGCTGCGCGTCACCCTAGGGGGCCGCACCCGTTACAGCTTGAACGGCTTCGGCATGGGCTTTGACGCGCAGGTCGCCGCCTACGCCGCCGAGATGCCGCGCTCGTTGGGGGGGTTTGGCAGCTACGCGGCCGGCGTGGTGCTCGCCTTTCGCGACCTGCGCCAGCAGGCGCTGACGGTCACGGTCGACGGCGCCGAGGTGTTCTCTGGCCTCAGCTTTTTAGGCGCGGTGATGAACGGTCGGCGCTACGGCGGCGGTTTTCACATCTCGCCCGAAGGGGAGCTCACCGACGGCCGGCTTGAACTCATCGTCGGCCGGGCGGTTGGGCGCGCCGGCCTCGTCCCGCTGATCGCGCGGCTCCTCTTCGGGCAGCACCTCAAGCATCCGCGGGTCGTCTACGCGCGGGGGCAGCGCGCCTCACTGCACTGGGCGGTCCCCGTCAAGCTGCACCTAGACGGCGACCTCCACCCGGCTACCGGCGACGTGCAGGTCGAGGTGGTGCCGAAGAGCGTCCGGGTGCTCGGGGCGTAG
- the glyA gene encoding serine hydroxymethyltransferase — protein MTTSTPPKMNTDRRDEALFALLEREFERQRDGLELIASENFTSQAVMAAVGSVLTNKYAEGYPGKRYYGGCEVVDEVEQLAIARAKELFGAAWANVQPHSGSSANLAVYYALLEPGDTVLGMDLAHGGHLTHGSPVNFSGMNYRVVGYPVDRETERIDLGTVRQLALEHRPKLIIAGASAYSRVIDFAGFRAVADEVGAYLMADIAHIAGLVAAGVHPSPVPHAHVVTTTTHKTLRGPRGGLILSRDPELGKRFDKMIFPGTQGGPLEHVIAGKAVAFFEALQPEFKTYSEQIVRNARALAGALAGRGYRIVSGGTDNHCFVVDLRPQGLTGNKASKLLDEARITVSKSMIPFDPEKPWVTSGIRLGTPALTTRGFTEREMVAVADAIDRTLRGEDPRVVGAEVAALAQRFPMP, from the coding sequence ATGACGACGAGCACCCCCCCCAAGATGAACACCGACCGGCGCGACGAGGCGCTCTTTGCGCTTCTCGAGCGCGAGTTCGAGCGGCAGCGGGACGGTCTGGAGCTGATCGCCTCGGAGAACTTTACCTCCCAAGCGGTGATGGCCGCGGTCGGCAGCGTGTTGACCAACAAGTACGCCGAAGGCTACCCCGGCAAACGCTACTACGGCGGCTGCGAGGTCGTCGACGAGGTCGAGCAGCTCGCCATCGCGCGCGCCAAGGAGCTCTTCGGCGCGGCTTGGGCGAACGTGCAGCCGCACTCGGGGAGCAGCGCCAATTTGGCCGTCTACTACGCGCTCCTCGAGCCCGGTGACACCGTCTTGGGGATGGACCTCGCCCACGGCGGGCACCTGACGCACGGTTCACCCGTGAACTTCTCGGGGATGAACTACCGCGTCGTCGGGTACCCCGTCGACCGGGAAACCGAGCGGATCGACCTAGGGACTGTGCGGCAACTCGCCCTCGAGCACCGCCCGAAACTCATCATCGCGGGCGCTTCGGCGTACAGCCGCGTGATCGACTTTGCGGGCTTTCGCGCCGTCGCCGACGAGGTGGGCGCGTACCTGATGGCGGACATCGCCCACATCGCGGGGCTGGTTGCCGCCGGCGTGCACCCCAGCCCCGTCCCGCACGCGCACGTGGTGACGACCACGACGCACAAGACGCTCCGCGGGCCGCGCGGCGGCCTCATCCTGAGCCGCGACCCGGAGCTCGGCAAACGCTTTGACAAGATGATCTTCCCGGGCACCCAAGGGGGGCCCTTGGAGCACGTCATCGCCGGTAAGGCGGTCGCCTTTTTCGAGGCGCTGCAACCCGAATTCAAGACCTACAGCGAGCAGATCGTCCGCAACGCTAGGGCTCTCGCGGGGGCGCTCGCCGGGCGCGGCTACCGCATCGTCTCGGGGGGGACCGACAACCACTGCTTCGTCGTCGACCTGCGCCCACAGGGGCTGACGGGGAACAAGGCGAGCAAGCTGCTCGACGAGGCGCGCATCACGGTCAGCAAGAGCATGATCCCCTTCGACCCGGAAAAACCGTGGGTCACCTCCGGCATCCGCCTGGGCACCCCCGCCCTGACGACGCGGGGCTTTACGGAAAGGGAGATGGTGGCGGTTGCCGACGCTATCGACCGCACGCTGCGGGGCGAAGACCCCCGCGTAGTCGGCGCCGAGGTGGCCGCGCTGGCGCAGCGCTTCCCCATGCCGTGA
- a CDS encoding alpha-amylase family glycosyl hydrolase has protein sequence MGKLRRLVLGALLAALLGACAQQEAPQVEPARQPLGALELSVTGLPEGTPAAVTVTGPARYRQVLTRSTTLRDLQPGAYTTRAEGVSFLGVTYTPTVDPQRAVVTKGQTARVGVRYARPAPQSAELVVSVTGLPDGVASDVTVLGPEGFEVTLTESARLRDLTPGSYTVTRLSVWTGSEVFVPDAPAETVTVAAAAETVAAVTYGRPEPVARPEPTDWRREVIYFAMTDRFRNGDPTNDSGARRPGAADEVTTEAENPLGWHGGDFAGLTQAIRSGYFQEMGFTALWLTPVYLQVPAITVTDGGSPNDGKRFAGYHGYWAEDFFQVDPHLGTKEEYRELVATAQAHGIRVIQDMVVNHTGYGATLTETRPEWFHDEADCAAGDPVVACPLAGLPDFDQRRADVTAFLNATVDYWVEHFGIDGIRMDTVKHVYDDYWRQFFAPGGVGDPARVWTVGELFDGNPGFIARYLDDLGLPAAFDFPLYFRIKDHLSSPAGNLDDVAVIFDQDGAYEDPTRLVTFVDNHDVPRFMSEALSRGVSEAHARERLDAALSLIYTVRGTPSVYYGTENAATGRGDPYSYGPFEGNRVKLAPDAPAPLAPRLRALAAARAAYPALTHGAQRELWRPNGREPVMAFRRTLAGERTVVAVLNNGDAPIDLTTLSAGGIPLRGTFALSTTLTEVTGRAHNLSITDTGLLVGTVPPRTLLAVAGDPGEDEETGTTTVTLTVDARSQGEAQIELRRFDTGREERLPMTPVAGQPGFWTITLSDLERFRSLAFKFGNAAPGAKNAGYEGFGQGDRTLYLDAAEMTYEGVYNFISVPAPETAFTGTVTLDGAPATRALVEASDTPARFYAFTFADGSFYLPYSGTTDLTASKDGQSQTLSGVSAPASGLTFTLGGSGLRYAIDGDLGDWTQPRARLINPPYDGGFGPDNLFSELLVDWDATYLYLGYRYRAAGNSAIIHLDVRDGGVTSVANLNAWPRLASFANPIDAFVAQYQGDPAQLWEVRSSTQAARIDDGVITATAGSGPAYTIEVALPWRALGFASRPTATLNLHAGIYGGDGYGAGDIAPHAGSTPPASGNTVAGFDASRRVDFQTPFSVPLGD, from the coding sequence ATGGGGAAGCTTAGGCGATTGGTCCTGGGTGCGCTGCTCGCGGCGCTGCTGGGCGCGTGCGCGCAGCAGGAGGCGCCGCAGGTCGAACCGGCTCGGCAGCCGCTGGGGGCGCTCGAGCTGAGCGTGACGGGGCTGCCCGAGGGGACGCCCGCAGCGGTCACCGTTACGGGGCCCGCGCGCTACCGTCAGGTGCTCACGCGCAGCACGACGCTGCGGGACCTGCAGCCGGGGGCCTACACGACGCGCGCCGAGGGCGTCAGCTTTTTGGGGGTGACCTACACCCCGACGGTCGACCCGCAGCGCGCGGTCGTCACCAAAGGGCAGACCGCCAGGGTGGGGGTTCGCTACGCGCGCCCGGCGCCGCAGAGCGCGGAGCTCGTCGTGAGCGTCACGGGGTTGCCCGACGGGGTCGCCAGCGACGTGACGGTGCTCGGTCCGGAGGGTTTCGAGGTCACCCTGACCGAGAGCGCGCGTCTACGCGACCTGACGCCCGGCAGCTACACGGTCACGCGCCTCAGCGTCTGGACCGGCAGCGAGGTCTTCGTCCCCGACGCCCCCGCCGAGACGGTGACGGTCGCGGCCGCCGCCGAGACGGTCGCCGCGGTGACGTACGGCCGACCGGAGCCCGTGGCGCGCCCCGAGCCCACCGATTGGCGGCGCGAGGTCATCTACTTCGCCATGACCGACCGGTTTAGAAACGGCGACCCCACCAACGACAGCGGCGCGCGGCGCCCCGGCGCTGCCGACGAGGTCACCACCGAGGCCGAGAACCCGCTCGGTTGGCACGGCGGCGACTTCGCGGGGCTCACCCAAGCGATCCGCAGCGGCTACTTCCAGGAGATGGGTTTTACCGCCCTCTGGCTCACCCCGGTCTACCTGCAGGTGCCGGCGATCACCGTCACCGACGGGGGTAGCCCGAACGACGGCAAGCGCTTCGCGGGCTATCACGGCTACTGGGCCGAGGACTTTTTCCAGGTCGACCCGCACCTAGGGACCAAAGAGGAGTACCGCGAGCTCGTCGCGACGGCGCAAGCGCACGGTATCCGGGTGATCCAGGACATGGTCGTCAACCACACCGGTTACGGGGCGACGCTGACCGAAACCCGCCCCGAGTGGTTCCACGATGAGGCCGACTGCGCCGCCGGCGACCCCGTGGTCGCCTGCCCGCTCGCGGGGCTCCCCGACTTCGACCAGCGCCGCGCCGACGTCACGGCCTTCTTAAACGCCACCGTCGACTACTGGGTCGAGCACTTCGGCATCGACGGCATCCGCATGGACACCGTCAAGCACGTCTACGACGACTACTGGCGGCAGTTCTTCGCGCCCGGCGGGGTGGGCGACCCCGCGCGCGTGTGGACCGTGGGCGAGCTCTTCGACGGCAACCCCGGCTTTATCGCGCGCTACTTAGACGACTTGGGGCTCCCCGCCGCCTTCGACTTCCCGCTCTACTTCCGCATCAAAGACCACCTCTCAAGCCCCGCGGGCAACTTAGACGACGTCGCGGTCATCTTCGACCAAGACGGCGCGTACGAGGACCCGACGCGGCTCGTGACCTTCGTCGACAACCACGACGTACCGCGCTTTATGTCCGAGGCGCTGAGCCGCGGCGTCAGCGAAGCGCACGCGCGCGAACGCCTCGACGCGGCGCTGTCACTTATCTACACCGTGCGCGGCACCCCGTCGGTCTACTACGGCACCGAAAACGCCGCGACCGGCCGCGGCGACCCCTACAGCTACGGGCCTTTCGAGGGCAACCGCGTGAAGCTCGCGCCGGACGCCCCCGCGCCGCTCGCCCCGCGCCTCCGCGCGCTCGCCGCTGCCCGCGCGGCCTACCCCGCCCTGACCCACGGCGCGCAGCGCGAGCTGTGGCGCCCCAACGGGCGCGAACCCGTGATGGCCTTCCGCCGCACCTTGGCGGGCGAGAGGACGGTCGTCGCGGTGCTCAACAACGGCGACGCGCCCATCGACCTCACCACCCTCTCGGCGGGCGGGATCCCGCTGCGCGGCACCTTCGCGCTCTCTACCACGCTCACCGAGGTGACGGGTCGGGCGCATAACCTCTCGATCACCGATACCGGGCTCCTGGTCGGCACCGTCCCGCCGCGCACGCTGCTCGCCGTCGCGGGCGACCCCGGCGAGGACGAGGAGACGGGTACGACGACGGTGACCCTGACGGTCGACGCGCGCTCGCAGGGGGAGGCGCAGATCGAGCTCCGCCGCTTCGACACGGGCCGTGAGGAGCGGCTGCCGATGACGCCCGTAGCGGGGCAGCCCGGTTTCTGGACGATCACCCTCTCCGACCTCGAGCGCTTCCGCTCGCTCGCGTTCAAGTTCGGCAACGCCGCGCCGGGGGCGAAGAACGCGGGGTACGAGGGCTTCGGTCAAGGTGACCGCACCCTCTACCTAGACGCCGCCGAGATGACCTACGAAGGGGTCTACAACTTCATCAGCGTCCCGGCTCCCGAAACGGCGTTTACGGGTACGGTGACCCTCGACGGCGCCCCGGCGACGCGCGCCCTCGTCGAGGCGAGCGACACGCCGGCGCGCTTTTACGCCTTTACCTTCGCCGACGGGTCGTTCTACCTGCCCTACAGCGGGACGACGGACCTCACGGCGAGTAAAGACGGCCAGTCGCAGACCTTGAGCGGTGTGAGCGCGCCCGCTTCGGGGCTCACCTTCACCCTGGGCGGCAGCGGGCTGCGCTACGCCATCGACGGCGACCTCGGCGACTGGACGCAGCCCCGCGCGCGGCTCATCAACCCGCCCTATGACGGCGGGTTCGGCCCCGACAACCTCTTTTCGGAGCTTTTAGTCGACTGGGACGCGACCTACCTCTACCTGGGCTACCGCTACCGCGCGGCGGGCAACTCGGCCATCATCCACCTCGACGTGCGTGACGGCGGGGTGACGAGCGTGGCGAACCTCAACGCTTGGCCGCGCTTAGCGAGCTTCGCGAACCCCATCGACGCCTTTGTCGCGCAGTACCAGGGGGACCCGGCGCAGCTCTGGGAGGTGCGCTCGAGCACCCAAGCCGCCCGTATCGACGACGGGGTGATCACCGCGACCGCGGGCAGCGGCCCGGCGTACACCATCGAGGTAGCGCTGCCGTGGCGCGCTCTTGGTTTCGCGAGCCGCCCC